One part of the Salinivirga cyanobacteriivorans genome encodes these proteins:
- a CDS encoding tetratricopeptide repeat protein, whose amino-acid sequence MNRLLLIIFLLCMTLKPAFTQDMLGYVEVKGSVKDGLRPLPNANVEIYANNTLLKLETTDITGNFAFILELNRDYEIKFTREFYVTKIIEFNTDVRQNELGIWLFQFTVELFPDIEGIDFSFLEKEPVGKISYEFNYGEFEHDHQYTRKVHERIKDLLENYNSARGDAYEKVVKRADSLLKNGEQINALNAYRRASILDRSNDYPAEQMLKIDKDLKKSLKGYDRYISLLQNADSLFKHHRFRQARFHYNLALDIVKGSSYARYKVKHINQLLPVFDPSYIRLQQYRRFLAKADQLVSEVKYREAIDYYNNALSIQKGDTYALKQISFLRSQLARKQNQSDKHRKYQEYVDLADRYFEGQAFSAARVAYLKALEINPDQRYPQIQVEKIDRILYPEKIKENEKEFPSFTKVERNDIFLNKLARKYPNGKTVEYYDLPGKKITRVIIVENKLASEYLEVRYDYGTFFFRNGQNISRAIFISETNR is encoded by the coding sequence ATGAATCGATTATTATTGATCATATTTCTACTCTGTATGACGCTGAAGCCGGCGTTTACACAGGATATGCTTGGTTATGTGGAGGTCAAAGGTAGTGTGAAAGATGGCCTAAGACCCTTACCAAATGCCAATGTGGAAATATATGCTAATAATACATTGCTTAAGTTAGAAACTACCGATATAACGGGCAACTTTGCTTTTATACTTGAGCTTAACCGTGACTATGAAATAAAATTTACACGGGAGTTTTATGTTACTAAAATAATTGAATTTAATACAGATGTAAGACAGAATGAACTGGGAATTTGGTTGTTTCAGTTTACAGTTGAGCTTTTTCCTGATATAGAAGGAATAGATTTTTCTTTTCTTGAGAAAGAACCCGTTGGTAAAATTAGTTATGAATTTAATTATGGCGAGTTTGAGCATGACCATCAATATACCAGGAAGGTACATGAGCGTATAAAAGATTTGCTGGAGAATTATAATTCGGCCAGAGGCGATGCTTATGAAAAAGTAGTAAAACGCGCAGATAGTTTGCTTAAGAACGGAGAGCAAATTAATGCATTAAATGCTTACCGAAGGGCATCTATTCTCGATCGCTCTAATGATTATCCCGCAGAACAAATGCTGAAAATCGATAAGGATTTAAAAAAGAGTTTAAAAGGTTACGATCGGTATATCAGTTTGCTTCAAAATGCTGATTCATTGTTTAAGCACCATCGGTTCAGACAAGCCAGGTTCCATTATAACCTTGCGCTTGATATTGTAAAGGGCAGTTCATATGCGCGCTACAAAGTGAAGCATATTAATCAACTGCTGCCTGTGTTTGATCCTTCCTATATTAGATTACAACAATATCGCCGGTTTTTAGCGAAAGCAGATCAACTTGTTAGTGAGGTGAAATACAGAGAAGCAATTGATTATTACAATAATGCATTGTCAATTCAGAAGGGAGATACTTATGCATTGAAACAGATTAGTTTTTTAAGAAGCCAGCTTGCCAGGAAACAGAATCAATCAGATAAGCATCGTAAGTATCAGGAATATGTAGATTTGGCTGATCGTTATTTTGAAGGTCAGGCATTTAGTGCTGCGCGTGTAGCTTACCTTAAAGCTTTAGAAATCAATCCTGATCAAAGATATCCACAAATCCAGGTTGAAAAAATTGATCGCATTCTTTACCCTGAAAAAATAAAAGAGAATGAAAAAGAATTTCCGAGTTTCACTAAAGTGGAGCGAAACGATATTTTTTTAAATAAACTGGCACGAAAATATCCAAATGGAAAAACAGTGGAGTACTATGACCTGCCCGGGAAAAAAATTACGCGGGTTATCATTGTAGAAAACAAATTGGCCAGCGAGTATCTTGAAGTAAGATATGATTATGGAACATTCTTCTTTCGAAATGGGCAAAATATATCAAGGGCCATATTTATTTCTGAGACAAACAGGTAA
- the smpB gene encoding SsrA-binding protein SmpB, with product MNINIKNKKASFEYEFIETFVAGIQLTGTEIKSIRQGKASIAEAYCYFDRGELWVKSMHIAEYSFGNRFNHEMKRERKLLLNKKELRKLQRKIKEKGLTIIPTRLFVNDRGWAKMKIALAKGKKVYDKRQSIKEKDMKRDMDRIRKF from the coding sequence ATGAATATCAACATAAAGAATAAGAAGGCATCTTTCGAATATGAATTTATTGAAACATTCGTGGCTGGAATTCAGCTTACAGGCACTGAGATAAAATCTATTCGACAAGGTAAGGCCAGTATTGCCGAAGCCTACTGCTATTTTGACCGTGGAGAATTATGGGTAAAAAGTATGCATATAGCTGAATATAGCTTCGGTAACCGTTTTAACCATGAAATGAAGCGGGAGCGGAAATTGTTGTTAAATAAAAAGGAACTTAGAAAGCTACAAAGAAAAATTAAAGAGAAAGGCCTCACAATTATCCCCACAAGACTATTTGTTAATGATCGGGGATGGGCAAAAATGAAGATCGCCCTTGCAAAAGGGAAAAAGGTTTACGATAAGCGCCAATCTATTAAGGAGAAAGATATGAAAAGGGATATGGATCGTATTCGGAAATTTTAG
- a CDS encoding formate--tetrahydrofolate ligase: MKSDIQIANEAKIQPITDIGSKLGIDSKDLELYGNYKAKVPLNYIDPEKVKKNNLILVSAISPTPAGEGKTTISIGLSQGLNHIGADSSVVLREPSLGPVFGIKGGATGGGMSQVLPMEDINLHFTGDFAAIEKAHNLLAAMIDNAVQHRTLNIDPRTVLWKRVMDMNDRSLRNSIVGLGGRTSGFPRETGFDITAASEIMAILCLAEDFKDLKERIGNIFIGYTFDKKPVYARDLKAHGAMAALLRDAIKPNLVQTLENTPAFIHGGPFANIAQGTNSVIATKMGMSLSDYVVTEAGFGFDLGAEKFFDIKCQSSGLSPKAVVLVATARALKYHGGADLDKVNEPNMEALKAGISNLEKHLENIQAFNVCAVVAINKFATDTDEELEYIKKRTEDRGIKAVVADVWGQGGKGAEDLATEVKAVVDQCENKFKPMYDWEWDIPKKIETVAKNIYGAAAIDYTSRAKADLKKIKELGLDNLPVCIAKTQKSLSDNPKLIGRPKDFVVTVREIELSSGAGFVVPITGKIMRMPGLPKAPSAEKIDVDDDGNISGLF; encoded by the coding sequence ATGAAGTCAGACATACAAATTGCAAACGAGGCTAAAATTCAACCGATTACCGATATCGGATCAAAACTCGGAATTGACAGTAAAGATTTAGAGCTTTACGGAAATTATAAAGCAAAAGTACCTTTAAATTACATTGATCCGGAGAAAGTTAAAAAGAACAATCTAATACTAGTATCAGCAATTTCCCCAACCCCTGCAGGAGAAGGAAAAACAACAATATCAATTGGTCTGTCGCAGGGATTAAATCACATTGGAGCAGATTCGAGCGTCGTGCTCAGAGAGCCCTCCTTAGGGCCTGTATTTGGCATTAAAGGCGGAGCCACCGGTGGCGGAATGTCGCAGGTGCTGCCCATGGAAGATATCAATTTGCACTTTACAGGAGATTTTGCTGCCATCGAAAAAGCGCATAACCTGCTCGCCGCAATGATCGATAATGCAGTACAGCATCGTACATTAAATATCGATCCGCGTACTGTGCTCTGGAAAAGAGTAATGGATATGAATGACCGTTCGCTGCGTAATTCAATAGTCGGACTTGGTGGACGCACATCAGGTTTCCCGCGTGAAACAGGGTTTGACATCACCGCAGCATCAGAAATTATGGCCATTTTATGCCTTGCAGAAGATTTCAAAGACCTAAAAGAACGCATTGGTAATATATTCATTGGATACACATTTGATAAAAAACCAGTTTATGCACGCGACCTTAAAGCCCACGGTGCCATGGCCGCACTGCTACGCGATGCCATAAAACCTAACCTGGTACAAACACTCGAAAATACGCCTGCATTTATACATGGCGGACCATTTGCAAACATTGCACAGGGTACCAACTCTGTTATTGCCACAAAAATGGGCATGTCATTATCTGATTACGTAGTAACCGAAGCTGGTTTTGGATTCGACCTTGGTGCCGAAAAATTCTTCGACATCAAGTGTCAATCATCAGGGTTATCGCCAAAAGCAGTAGTATTGGTAGCCACTGCAAGGGCACTTAAGTACCACGGCGGTGCCGACCTTGACAAGGTAAATGAACCCAATATGGAAGCACTCAAAGCCGGAATCAGCAACCTGGAGAAACACCTTGAAAATATACAGGCATTTAATGTTTGTGCAGTTGTAGCAATTAACAAATTTGCCACTGACACCGACGAAGAGTTGGAATACATAAAAAAACGTACCGAGGATCGAGGCATTAAAGCTGTAGTAGCCGACGTTTGGGGGCAAGGAGGTAAAGGTGCCGAAGATTTGGCCACTGAGGTTAAAGCGGTTGTTGATCAATGCGAAAACAAATTTAAACCCATGTATGATTGGGAATGGGATATTCCGAAGAAAATTGAAACTGTGGCTAAAAATATTTATGGTGCCGCCGCTATTGATTACACCTCAAGAGCAAAAGCCGATCTCAAAAAAATCAAGGAGCTGGGTCTCGATAATTTACCGGTTTGTATTGCAAAAACGCAAAAATCATTATCAGACAATCCTAAACTAATTGGCCGCCCTAAAGATTTTGTAGTAACTGTAAGAGAAATAGAGCTATCATCAGGCGCCGGATTTGTAGTGCCCATTACAGGCAAAATAATGCGTATGCCCGGCTTACCTAAAGCACCATCGGCTGAAAAAATTGATGTCGATGATGATGGTAATATTTCAGGACTATTTTAA
- the dnaB gene encoding replicative DNA helicase, with translation MAKKEFKKENPSKYVDHIAVDSGKVPPNALEIEEAVLGALLLEKDAIYRVFDLLQPETFYKESHQHIYQAIKDLSSENEPIDMVSVIEQLRKNKKLEEAGGDYYITQLTYRIGSIAHLEHHAKLIAEKFIQRELIRITAEIQQMAFDEATDVVELIDTSENKIYQVAEGNIKKQTTSIGSVVDEAIEQIEAASKNKDELSGIPSGFSNLDRITSGWQPSDLVILAARPSMGKTAFALNIARNVAAQYDTPIAFFSLEMSSIQLVKRMISTETEISQQHIKTGQMEDWEWQQLESRLPKLRNAPLYIDDTPGLSIFELRAKCRRLVHEKGVKMLIIDYLQLMNAAGQSSREQEVSVISRSLKAIAKELDVPVIALSQLNRSVTARQGEKRPMLSDLRESGAIEQDADIVMFIHRPEALGITEYDDGTSSIGMADIIIAKHRNGATEDVRMRFEGQYARFTDYDEGGLPDLEPEGTPGIIKGSKMNTEPATAAKEEYNPGENMGANYDFDEGAPF, from the coding sequence ATGGCAAAAAAAGAATTCAAGAAAGAGAACCCTTCTAAATATGTCGATCACATAGCTGTTGATTCTGGGAAAGTACCCCCAAATGCCTTAGAAATAGAAGAAGCCGTTCTTGGAGCTTTGCTACTTGAAAAAGATGCCATATACAGAGTTTTTGACCTATTACAACCCGAAACTTTTTATAAAGAATCGCATCAGCATATTTACCAGGCCATAAAAGATTTGTCATCTGAAAATGAGCCCATTGATATGGTTTCTGTGATAGAACAGTTGCGGAAAAATAAAAAACTTGAAGAGGCAGGAGGCGACTATTACATTACTCAGCTCACTTATCGCATTGGCTCTATTGCCCACCTGGAGCACCACGCCAAACTAATTGCAGAAAAATTTATTCAGCGGGAGCTCATCAGAATAACAGCTGAGATACAACAAATGGCTTTCGATGAGGCTACCGATGTAGTTGAGCTGATTGACACCTCTGAAAACAAAATATACCAGGTTGCAGAGGGAAATATTAAAAAGCAAACTACTTCAATAGGTTCTGTGGTTGACGAAGCCATTGAACAAATTGAAGCTGCCTCGAAAAATAAAGATGAACTTAGCGGAATACCATCGGGATTCTCTAACCTGGACCGAATCACATCGGGTTGGCAACCTTCAGACCTGGTTATTCTGGCTGCCCGGCCCTCAATGGGAAAAACAGCCTTTGCACTGAACATTGCCCGTAATGTGGCAGCACAATATGATACACCTATAGCTTTCTTTTCATTGGAAATGTCATCCATACAGCTGGTAAAGAGGATGATCTCTACTGAAACAGAAATCAGTCAGCAGCATATTAAAACAGGACAAATGGAAGATTGGGAATGGCAGCAATTGGAAAGCCGTTTACCAAAACTTCGCAATGCTCCACTCTACATTGACGACACACCAGGTTTGTCTATTTTTGAATTGCGCGCCAAATGCCGGCGTCTGGTACACGAAAAAGGCGTAAAAATGCTCATTATTGACTACCTGCAGTTAATGAATGCCGCCGGCCAATCGAGCCGCGAACAGGAGGTTAGTGTTATATCAAGATCGCTTAAAGCCATTGCCAAAGAGCTCGACGTACCTGTAATTGCACTTTCTCAGCTTAACCGTTCAGTTACGGCCCGCCAGGGAGAAAAGCGGCCAATGCTTTCTGACTTGCGTGAATCTGGAGCTATTGAACAGGATGCAGATATTGTAATGTTCATACACAGGCCCGAAGCGCTCGGAATTACCGAATACGATGATGGCACCTCCAGCATCGGTATGGCAGATATCATCATTGCCAAGCACCGTAACGGAGCTACCGAAGATGTACGCATGAGATTCGAAGGACAATATGCACGCTTTACAGATTACGATGAAGGCGGCTTGCCAGATCTTGAGCCTGAAGGAACACCCGGAATCATTAAAGGTTCGAAAATGAATACAGAACCTGCAACTGCAGCCAAAGAAGAATACAATCCCGGCGAAAACATGGGTGCAAATTACGATTTCGATGAGGGTGCTCCGTTTTAA
- the ispE gene encoding 4-(cytidine 5'-diphospho)-2-C-methyl-D-erythritol kinase, with amino-acid sequence MVVFPNAKINLGLNVRYKRDDGFHELETIMLPVPMVDILEILPADKTELFESGITLKGTPMEQNLIYKAWSLLKTQYDIPAIKIYLHKKIPSGAGLGGGSADAAFAIRALNEMFELNLSPLEMKKKAAMLGSDCAFFIENEPALATGRGEKLEPVQVDLKGKYLLLVVPGLHVSTAEAYGNIKPHESERLVRYVVTQPANTWQNDLINDFEASIFPVYPELKNIKENLYAHGAFYAAMSGSGSAIYGLFNDEPEPFFYPNTRLIKILKL; translated from the coding sequence ATGGTTGTTTTTCCCAATGCTAAAATAAATCTCGGTTTAAATGTAAGGTATAAGCGTGATGATGGTTTTCATGAATTGGAAACCATTATGTTGCCTGTTCCAATGGTCGATATTCTTGAAATTTTACCGGCCGACAAAACAGAACTTTTTGAGTCAGGAATTACGCTTAAGGGTACACCAATGGAGCAAAACCTGATTTATAAAGCATGGAGCCTGCTTAAAACCCAATACGACATTCCCGCCATAAAAATTTACCTTCATAAAAAAATTCCCAGTGGAGCTGGTCTTGGAGGTGGTTCAGCCGATGCTGCATTTGCTATACGTGCATTAAACGAGATGTTTGAATTGAATTTATCTCCGCTGGAAATGAAAAAGAAAGCAGCTATGCTGGGTAGTGATTGTGCTTTTTTTATTGAGAATGAGCCGGCTTTGGCCACCGGGCGGGGTGAAAAACTTGAGCCTGTGCAGGTTGATTTAAAGGGCAAATACCTACTCCTGGTTGTGCCCGGACTACATGTCTCAACAGCCGAAGCATATGGTAACATTAAACCACATGAATCAGAGCGCCTGGTAAGGTATGTAGTAACTCAACCGGCCAATACCTGGCAAAATGACCTCATTAATGATTTTGAAGCAAGTATTTTTCCGGTATATCCTGAGTTAAAAAATATTAAAGAAAACCTCTATGCACACGGAGCTTTTTATGCTGCCATGAGTGGGAGCGGTAGTGCAATTTATGGCCTTTTTAATGATGAGCCGGAACCATTTTTTTACCCCAATACACGTTTGATCAAAATCCTAAAACTATAA
- a CDS encoding T9SS-dependent choice-of-anchor J family protein, whose amino-acid sequence MRFKFTITTLCMLLSFAFLQAQSYVQIGNGDVSTSYPVYGYYNYAWYSSIYEQADLGEAKQITQIAFDCTNGPKTNTNQKIYIKHTSNDIFASSAYENPESSGYTLVFDGDITFDGWTVITLDTPFDYNGSDNLIVHYENRDGDYDYESFNSTASTTHNNKSAGSDEAFPASAGNLNPYPSSLPNIRFYYTSNGPGTPTNPNPAENAIYVDAEALLEFELDENTATYDVYFSADEASVINQEAAALITDDAVASGAGTYTADPSTELLTSKTTYYWQVVASDGTETSTSPVWAFEVQKIISQFPYAQNFEGTSDVVFPIIYAPDESDWKWTTGTGSWNSRGSYAQNGDSCAYISPSFLDQNTNYELVTPRFNLPEDMQISFWWFNGDSIPGGKIANVDSCYFQVTPDGGTSWITLATLAPAEAQEEYVQEVADLTSYAGNNTYLRWVYKIIDAASYPKPVFLDNIEIKSSASGAEITLNPTTLAFEDIFIGGYYELPVAISNGNATQDLTITNVNTPDGYTCNYSGTIAGGTSDTAIISFEPATAGTFNGDITFNIDGNFSGENSLPVSGNGLEPLTEIFEYFDNTEVNSLPENWNKVDNPENAYHYAKVVSALSYEYNSAPNVLRLYNAADFTHPLMAITPGLTNFDTNILEFYAIKSAQDSLDLFVGVMDNPKDPNSFSTTDTIQVTQELTKYTISFDAANTKPYIAFAHGLNDSVTSSIRIDDVVWKNPNNTGLPTAAGNIYPIDNNTNVDIMNAIPFRWSNEGGEPTGYRISLGSSTDAFEIVDNVDVGNLTQFNFGDELEYNTTYYWKVVPYNENGDAENVEIWSFTTMPDPTISAYPWSEDFNNYTTHFLPDGEPRYPMGWSLETNNTAWDKLANNATFPNNANSDSIAMHVINFDFSNPLDDWLFTPPMQMQAGNDYHISFWYKAIDFVGNGTFEKMEVKIGNAHTGTAMTEEIFFDNNITPADYREYTTTFSPSISGDFYIGFHAMSDPMQGILVIDDVSIDEEVGITNNQTTENALKVYPNPGNGIFQIKARGAYKVEVLNAIGKIVIRKQMQDATSIDLTGYSQGLYIINLKTENNTYSHRIILN is encoded by the coding sequence ATGAGATTTAAATTTACAATTACGACACTTTGCATGTTACTCTCCTTTGCATTTTTGCAGGCACAATCATATGTGCAGATAGGTAACGGAGACGTATCCACATCTTACCCCGTTTACGGATACTATAATTACGCATGGTACAGTTCAATTTACGAGCAAGCTGACCTTGGTGAAGCAAAACAAATAACCCAAATTGCGTTTGATTGCACCAATGGCCCCAAAACCAATACCAATCAAAAAATTTACATTAAACACACATCAAACGATATTTTTGCCAGCTCTGCTTATGAAAATCCCGAAAGCAGTGGCTACACGCTGGTTTTTGATGGCGATATTACCTTTGATGGCTGGACAGTTATTACACTTGACACTCCATTTGATTACAATGGAAGCGATAACTTAATTGTGCATTACGAAAACCGCGATGGAGATTATGATTATGAGAGCTTTAACTCTACAGCTTCCACAACGCATAATAATAAATCAGCCGGTAGCGACGAAGCATTTCCGGCAAGCGCAGGGAACCTGAATCCATATCCATCTTCGCTACCCAATATTCGCTTTTATTATACATCAAACGGACCCGGCACACCCACCAATCCAAATCCAGCTGAGAATGCCATTTATGTTGATGCCGAAGCACTACTGGAATTTGAACTTGATGAAAATACAGCTACCTATGACGTATATTTCTCTGCAGATGAAGCAAGCGTAATAAATCAGGAAGCAGCCGCTCTAATTACTGACGATGCGGTAGCATCAGGTGCCGGAACTTATACCGCTGACCCTTCAACAGAATTACTTACCTCCAAAACCACATATTATTGGCAGGTAGTGGCAAGTGATGGTACAGAAACAAGCACCTCACCCGTTTGGGCATTTGAAGTACAGAAAATTATAAGCCAGTTCCCTTACGCCCAAAATTTTGAAGGCACTTCTGATGTAGTATTTCCAATTATTTATGCGCCCGATGAAAGTGACTGGAAATGGACAACAGGAACCGGCTCCTGGAATTCGCGTGGCTCTTATGCCCAAAATGGAGATTCATGTGCATATATTTCACCATCTTTCCTCGATCAAAATACTAATTACGAACTCGTAACACCAAGATTCAATTTACCAGAGGATATGCAAATTTCGTTCTGGTGGTTTAATGGTGATTCAATCCCCGGTGGAAAAATTGCCAATGTAGACTCTTGCTACTTTCAGGTAACACCTGACGGTGGAACCTCCTGGATAACCCTGGCCACACTGGCACCTGCAGAAGCACAGGAGGAATATGTGCAGGAAGTGGCAGACCTTACCTCTTATGCAGGAAATAACACATATCTGCGTTGGGTATATAAAATAATTGATGCTGCCAGCTATCCAAAACCAGTATTTCTTGACAATATTGAAATTAAGTCTTCAGCATCAGGCGCCGAAATTACCCTAAACCCAACGACCCTTGCATTTGAAGATATTTTCATCGGTGGTTACTATGAATTGCCAGTAGCCATATCTAATGGCAATGCAACTCAGGACCTCACCATTACCAATGTGAACACACCCGATGGATATACCTGTAACTATTCCGGCACAATTGCAGGAGGCACCTCAGATACCGCAATTATTAGTTTCGAACCGGCTACAGCAGGTACATTTAATGGCGATATTACTTTCAATATAGATGGTAACTTCTCAGGAGAAAACAGCCTTCCCGTAAGCGGAAACGGGCTGGAGCCCCTGACAGAAATATTTGAATATTTCGATAATACAGAAGTTAACTCTTTACCTGAAAACTGGAATAAAGTTGACAACCCGGAAAACGCGTACCATTATGCCAAAGTTGTAAGTGCACTCTCTTACGAATATAATTCAGCACCTAACGTATTGCGACTTTACAATGCTGCTGATTTTACACACCCACTTATGGCAATTACACCAGGGCTAACAAATTTTGACACAAATATTCTGGAATTTTATGCCATTAAATCGGCCCAGGACAGCCTCGACTTGTTTGTAGGTGTAATGGATAATCCGAAAGACCCCAATAGCTTTTCGACAACAGATACCATTCAGGTAACCCAGGAGCTTACAAAGTATACTATATCATTCGATGCAGCAAACACAAAACCGTACATTGCATTTGCACACGGACTCAATGACAGTGTTACCAGCAGTATAAGAATAGACGATGTGGTTTGGAAAAACCCGAATAATACTGGTTTACCCACTGCTGCCGGCAATATTTATCCAATTGACAACAACACGAATGTGGACATCATGAATGCCATCCCTTTCAGATGGAGCAACGAAGGTGGTGAGCCAACAGGATACCGTATTTCATTGGGCTCTTCTACAGATGCATTCGAAATTGTAGATAATGTTGATGTAGGCAACCTCACCCAATTTAATTTTGGTGATGAGCTGGAATACAACACGACCTACTATTGGAAGGTTGTTCCTTACAATGAAAATGGAGATGCTGAAAATGTAGAAATCTGGTCTTTCACTACCATGCCTGACCCAACAATTAGCGCTTACCCCTGGAGTGAAGATTTTAATAACTACACAACGCACTTTTTACCCGATGGAGAACCGAGGTATCCTATGGGATGGTCACTGGAAACCAATAACACAGCATGGGATAAACTGGCCAATAATGCCACATTCCCCAATAATGCAAATAGTGATTCCATAGCAATGCACGTTATAAATTTCGATTTCTCAAACCCGCTAGACGACTGGCTTTTCACACCGCCAATGCAAATGCAGGCAGGTAATGACTATCACATTTCATTCTGGTACAAAGCCATTGATTTTGTTGGCAATGGCACCTTTGAGAAAATGGAAGTGAAAATTGGAAATGCACATACAGGAACAGCCATGACTGAAGAAATTTTCTTCGACAATAACATTACACCTGCTGATTATCGTGAATACACAACCACATTTTCACCTTCAATTTCCGGAGACTTTTACATTGGATTTCATGCCATGAGCGATCCGATGCAGGGAATTCTGGTAATTGACGATGTAAGCATCGACGAAGAGGTAGGAATTACAAACAATCAAACAACTGAAAATGCATTGAAGGTATATCCTAATCCGGGTAACGGCATTTTCCAAATTAAAGCCCGCGGAGCATACAAAGTGGAAGTATTAAATGCTATTGGTAAAATCGTAATCAGAAAGCAAATGCAGGATGCCACAAGCATAGACCTTACTGGCTACAGCCAGGGACTTTACATAATTAACCTAAAAACAGAAAACAACACATATTCCCATCGCATAATACTTAACTAG